The following DNA comes from Magnolia sinica isolate HGM2019 chromosome 18, MsV1, whole genome shotgun sequence.
GAAGTGTCCATTTCAAACTGTAAATAAGTATGAATATGTAGGAAGCAGGAGTAGGAGAGAAGGCTTGAAGCGCAGTTCGAAGCAGTAGGAGCGAGGGCTTGAAGCACAGttcgaagcaggagcagcacctaGTTAGAACGATCCGATAAGTAACAATAACCAACAACAAGACCACCATGACCTTCCCCAAAATTTACATAGGGTTCATTAATTAGGTGTACGCCCTATGTGTAAAAGAAAATTTGAACAAATAGAGAAAAGATGATGATGGTCTATCTCAACACACGTGTGAGCCGCATGATGagtgaaccaagctaatatatggGCAGGCATGCCCACAGTGTGCCTCACCTGATGTATGGCCTGGATCTTTTCATGCAGGTGTATGATCACTGATGTGATTCACAATCACAAACTACTTCCATGATAATTGATTTTGGTCCATAATTGAATAGCATACATGTGCAATCAACTCTAAAGACGAATCCTCTTCTTTGTTTTTTGGAAAGGTTGCTTGAAAGACAAATCCTATAATAAATTCAGCATTAAAAAAAGTTCCAAAGCATGACAACAATGGAATTAAACATTTTGAACACTAAGTCGAGATGTAACGCATATGATGTTTTCTAAGGAGAAGAATACTGCCACATCAAATGGATTCTAAAACAATGATAAAAGAATAGAGATTTTCCTTTCAATATTTGGCTACCTGGGCAGCAGCAGAAGAATCAGGTGCACTCTTAGGGTCAGCCCAGCTGATTGTGGGAGTGCTTCCATCTAGTTTAAATTTCGTGCTTGACATGTTCTTTCTTGCATACTCAGCACATGCGTGGTTGTAATACTCAACGAAAGCAAAACCACGGTTTCGGCTTGGATTTTGTGGATCCTGTAATTACCATTAGAAGATAAACAAAATAAGCAGTAATACAACTTCCAAAATTAGTTGTAATATTACATTAGTTCCTCAACCCAAGTCACCTTCAAAAGCTCAATGTTCTCAACTCCAGGACCATTCGTCTCAATGGCCTTTCTTAGATCTTCCTCCGTTAAGCTCTTGGGAATTTTACCAATAAACAACCTATATTTAACTTGAGCTAGAGAGCATCTCAAGGTTTTCCCCTGAaaacatgaaaacatgaaaaattcaCCCAAGAAAAAATGAATTGGCGCAAGACAATCATTGTAAACATTGCACTTTACCTTGAATACTTTATTATGGAGATCTTCAATGGCCTGCTGTGCCACCTCCTTTGTTTTGAATGATATAAAAGCATAGCCCTTGTTGTCTCCAGTCTCCTTATCCTTCACCAGCTTTATCTGCTACAGGATGCAAATGTTATATGACACCCCAACATAGAAAATTTGCAAGCATGCGATAGGCACTTGTGGTTGTCACCTCAGCAATGTCTCCAAACGATTCACAGAGTCCTCTTAAATCTTCTTCGGTGGCATCTCGAGGAACACCACCAATGAAAAtttcagatccatgtggaggaagAGCGAGCATTTCGGCATGCATCTCACtgtcattttcatccattgatgcAGTCTGCTCCTCTTCGCCTTTCACAGAGGTCTTGGCATTATCACTTTCATCAGGCAGACCAATTTTTCCACGCCCATCTCCGTCAGAGGACTGCTGTTCCACCTGCTTATCTCCTGCTTCATGTTCAGCTTCTTCCATGCCATCATCCTCAGCTGGTTCTTCGCTGTCATCATCTGTCAGTTTCTCCATGTCATTGTCTCCATCAAAATCCACCTGCTCCTCGGGTTCATCCGATGCATGTTCCGCCATAACTTGCACTAAGTTCTAGGGATCTGTCCTCCGCCTTCGATGTAGACCACCTGCAAGCTTGCACGGCAACTGTGGAGGAAGGAAAGAAGCCAGGAGCATTTGCAGAGCAAAGGAATTCAAGAACGGGTCGGGGGAAAAAGGTGAAAGGCCAGCACGATTCATAGAAAGAGAATCTTGATGGAATTCGGGCCATGAGATATATGCTTCTATAGTGAATATTGACAGGTTTTGTTTAAagggatgataaaaaaaaatgatttaaagGGGGTAGGCAAGAGCTGAacaggcattttttttttttcaatttctttttcttttctttacagATGTATTCTGTACTCAGAAGATTCCCCACAGGtgcaagaagaaaaagagaatttCTCACAGTTAAGATAGATTGCAACGTAAACACATCACAATCGTAACTGAAGAAAGAACAGTATCTACATTCCCTGTTGGATTGAATTCGACACCTCAGTTTTTACATAGCAATAGTTCAAGATATGACGCAGCATACCCTTCCTTGTAACAGGAATGCTAAGAAGGCTTGCCGCTTCTGCCCCACCCACCTGATGCTCCAGACCATAGCTACCAGTCTGAGAAACAGATGCAGGAAATGATGCAAGAAACGGATGTGCGAAAATCTCATTTTATAATTACTAGTACGGTGTTTAGCCATTAGCAAGGTTAAAATCAGAGTATCAGGTATCATATTGTTAACCACCAACACGGTCATGTATCACCCCATATCTCCCTGTATCAGGCTGTTTCAGGCCAATACAGGCTGCATCATTTATGAAAATACAGGTACAAATCTGGCTGGAAGGAAAAACAAGTTCTCCAGCAGCCAATAACCACAATCCGAGACATCCATCTAGATAGATCCCACAGCCCCACCATATCGCATACATGGCAAAAATCTCACTCATCAAAGATCCCCACTGTTCATGCTAAGGTGAGCTAAAGATTGCATTCCTGGACCATGGTTTATAATTGCACAGATGGAGCAATCACAGATGAGTAAGATTTCCATGTTATTTCTGAGCAGCCTCTGCAGTTGGACCTTCAAGATGAGTAGTCTGGATGACCATCATGAGGGGTGGCATAAGCGATAAGCTGCTTGGGCAGCCTCTAGGGAGCTCATATTATTATTCCTCTTCATCGCATGTAAAAGAACAGATATTAAGTGCCTATTGGATGTCCCCACAAAAGGGGTAGGTGGGCCAGCCAATTCTGATGTAGTAATGTCTCAGCTAATAGATGCAACAGGCCATTAGCAATTGCTGCTGAAATCAAGGTGCGGAGGTAATTTTGGGGCCTGTGTAATACCACGTTGGGGTCGCACCtgtacatccaaacaggcctcaatGGTTCCGTTCTGAAAATTGCAGATGAAAAGCTTCCTGTCTAAATCAACCACTGCAACATTTTAGGTCGGACATTGAAATGCTCCAAAATGTTGGTTTGGGGATGAAAAAGGCGGAAAACTGAAACTCCACACAATACAGTTCCCATTTTCCACACGCCATAAGCCTGCGATGGAAAACCATCCGTTCCGCCAAAAACAACAATTCTGGGACATCCAAACGCACACATAAATGGGGGTCTCTCCAAAATCATAGAAATCAAAATCACACAACCTTCGATCAAAGAAGAAACCGAATGAAACCCATAGTTCGAAAATTTTCACCCAAACAAAGGAATCGAAACCCGAATTTTGGTATCGAGAAAGAGAAATGGATTTGGAGTATTTTCAACAACATGAATAGAATCGAAACAAAATCCGAAGTAGAGAAAGGGATGTGGAAAGATCCTAACAGGAACAGAAATTGAGAGAAAATATCCTAACAGGAACAGAAATTGAGAGAAATGTCAAAGTAAAAGGAACCCTAAAACATCCAATCGAAAGGAAATATGATAGAGAAAAGCATACAGAATCCAAAACGCGGATATGCTAGAGGATTTTTCAAATGAATAAAAGATCAAGCGTGAAATACCTGGATTTTTaagtcctccttgtaggatttttCTCTGCCGTCTCTCTACGTAAAATGAAGTTGGGATCTCCCTCATTCTTATTTTATCAGGCAAAGTTAGGGCtatcaacgggccgggcctgccCAAGCCAGGCCGAGAGcaatgggcccaccatccagGCTCAGATAAAGCTTCCGCCCACCCAATTAAATATTCATAGGACTGAGCCCGAGCCTGATTTAATGTTGAGAAAAACTTAGATGCTCGggcagagtgtgatagatgatacgcaggcacttataaattattatcaattgagaattgatcacctacagACGCCTGCACCACTATTTGTAGTCCAGGGCTTTTTTAGCCATCGGATGCCCTGTACCAGAAATACCAGTGCAGTTGCGTGTAGGGCGATAAGGAAGATTATTCATGGGCAATACCGGTACGTTACGGGCCATACGCACCGGTTTTGGACACTAACCTAAACCTTGCAtgcaattcaaattaaaccattcgAATCATAGGTCCCAGTTAAGATGTACCGTGAAGAaggattaaaaatcatttaggtGCACGTGTGGGTCGTGGCAGCAACCCAACACATGCCGATGCTGATCAAAGGAGATCTTGACCTTTCGAATCTAATGGTTGGGATTTCTTAACCACTGTGATATCAGACATATGCTCCATCCTATTTCAACAAGTATCAACAGATCAGAGCTCAGGACTGTTAATCTAATCTGATTTTGGTACTTTGACTCAAACGACGATAGGTTCCTCAATCTAGTCCGTTTAATTTGAGTCAATGCATGTTAGTGTATGCAATTTCTTAGTGACTGTGTATCGAGAGCCAGTACTCCACCATAGTATCAAATAGCTCCCGCATTTATTCACATCTCGCAAGTCCCAATCCCACATCTGTAGCTCATTTTATATGGTTGCCCGCTGAGTTGtttgtgggcccatcttgatgtgggtGACGTCCAAATTGCGCAGCAGGCATGTCCCACCAAGAAGATGTAACACCTGAAaaatagattgatccaaaacctagGCAGGCCACAAGGCCTCCAACAAAGGAAATAATGTTAAACCCTGCCCTACACCTTTAAAGTtcaagtgatgtggcccacttcgtGTTGGACTGTCAAGGTCCCTGGTTGGGTATGGGTTAATAAAATTTGGGTTGAGTTAGGTTAGGCtgagaataatcacatgtatttgggtcaggtgTGGTCAAGTTGGGTTCAAGTATAGAATACTTTGGGTTGGGTTGAAGTTGAGGTAAGGTCCGGTTGCTGGTCAGGTCCTCTCGAGATTAGGGTGGACTTGGGTTAACCCTTAAAACAACCAAACCCATCTGAATTGCACCCCAATTATGAACATAGAAATTTTTTGGGATgttgttaattttattttttattattagtcACTCACACTTTGACCACACATCTGTCACATCTCTTTTGGAGTGAATCACGTGGACAGGACATGAGAGTAGAGTGCTGTCCCAGCCAAGTGACATGAAAAGCGATGAGTTATAATAATGGATGGTTAGAGATGTCCAACCACCTGATTTTTGTCCTATGGCTAATCCACAGGgcggcccaccaaatcaactctcTCAATTAGCTCATGGTTGTATATACGGCATGGACATATCTCCAATCACAGCTGTGGGTCAGAAATCGCGACGGCATTTAAATATTTGCAGAAACCACACATGATATGGCATCAATCGGCCTTAATCTCTTGTTTGCAGCACAGCTGGATTAATAACTGGGTGTCAGGTCCTTTCTTAGCCTACAGCTTAAGCCCAAAATCGTAGAAGATGGGCCCAGATAGTTTATAACACTAGCCCAGCCTGAAAAACCTAAAATTAGGGCATGACCCGTCCACGTTGGGTCCCATCAAATTGACGGTATGAATCACCCTGAGGGGCTGACTGGACGCCGACGAAATTGAAATGTGTGATGGGCATAAGACTCACTTAAAAATGTATTTTCCAAACAGCATCGTTTTTCCAGGAGACTTTCTCACACTAAAGAGAGTAGGTACACCCGCCAATCTTGTGCAAACATCACgtcataagtgggtcccactgcatgctCAAGCTTGATCTAAGGTGCGGGTCTAGCATACCACACATGTTATTTGCATCCACCTTGTAgttgttgtaccctatttttaaACACGTGTTATTTGCATCAACAGTTGTTGTatcatatttcatatttctaACTGCTCTTGGAAAATTCAATTGAAAAAGACAAGTGTTGTAACAAGGAAAAGATATAGTATGCTAAGAACTTTTAAAGATATTTGAGTACTTTTTAGGAAATCACAGCTGAGAAGATAATAAGAAAGGGAACAATTGGGAAGTATTCAAAAGTAAACTAAGTTGTCGATAGGCATTTAGAAGGTATAATCGAGAGGTGTTCAAAAGTAAACTAAGCGGCCAAGACGTGTCCAACAGTAGATTGAGTGACCGAGAGAAGATAGGGAACAAAATGTGACCAAGAACCTTGGTCAAATAGTCGAAACAAAAAGATGTGAAGAGCAGTACTTGAGTGGAGCACAGGCAAGCAATCAACAAAAGAGATGGAATTAACTAAGAAGACATTTTAACTATTGTAATCGTTGCAATAATGGAAGAAGGATCTAGAAGAATGAGTTGCAGCAAAACTCTATAAATAATAGAGAAATTCAACAAAACCGGGatcatttcaaaaaagaaaagaaaaaaattaacaaCAATTAattaaatctatcaatttatcttttgtcTCAACTTATTATAGGAGTAGTGATAATTCTTAACCATAATATTTAGTTATAATCCAAGTCTACACTTATATACTAGatttgttctctatccaaaatcAAGCAGATCTTTTAAGAGGCGCGTTATTGCACTTGCTCTTAATAAacgattgtgagtttttttttttcctccggtTTGATTTGCATTGATGTTTTGAAAGTCTTTTCTTATAGAAGACACAAAGTAAtccatcttcggaggaagaaccccactaTTCGATTATCATATAATTGTTATAAACTTCTGAAAGTGGCTAATTAAGTGACTTATTTTCTCACAATACGTTCATATACGTTTATAGTAAATGTATCTACTTGTTTTGGTGCTTGGGGTTAAAGTTGATCAGTTCGTATCGAATTGTTGTATTGATTCTATCACGCCCGCACAATAGAAAACAAACCGGGCAACCAACACTAGTATGCCAA
Coding sequences within:
- the LOC131233945 gene encoding heterogeneous nuclear ribonucleoprotein Q-like isoform X1, which translates into the protein MAEHASDEPEEQVDFDGDNDMEKLTDDDSEEPAEDDGMEEAEHEAGDKQVEQQSSDGDGRGKIGLPDESDNAKTSVKGEEEQTASMDENDSEMHAEMLALPPHGSEIFIGGVPRDATEEDLRGLCESFGDIAEQIKLVKDKETGDNKGYAFISFKTKEVAQQAIEDLHNKVFKGKTLRCSLAQVKYRLFIGKIPKSLTEEDLRKAIETNGPGVENIELLKDPQNPSRNRGFAFVEYYNHACAEYARKNMSSTKFKLDGSTPTISWADPKSAPDSSAAAQVKAVYVKNLPDNTTPEQLKELFERHGEVTKVVMPPAKPGQKRDFGFIHFAERSSALKAVKETEKYEIDGHAVEACLAKPQNDKKFDAASNPYKGGILPSYLPPGYGFPGSPYGTVGAGYGTPGFGQQPVIYGRGPMPAGMQMVPMVLPDGRLGYVLQQPGSQAPPSSARERSGGPSRWQWRRGEGDSDSNRGREGDSDGNRGRRYRPY
- the LOC131233945 gene encoding heterogeneous nuclear ribonucleoprotein Q-like isoform X3, coding for MAEHASDEPEEQVDFDGDNDMEKLTDDDSEEPAEDDGMEEAEHEAGDKQVEQQSSDGDGRGKIGLPDESDNAKTSVKGEEEQTASMDENDSEMHAEMLALPPHGSEIFIGGVPRDATEEDLRGLCESFGDIAEQIKLVKDKETGDNKGYAFISFKTKEVAQQAIEDLHNKVFKGKTLRCSLAQVKYRLFIGKIPKSLTEEDLRKAIETNGPGVENIELLKDPQNPSRNRGFAFVEYYNHACAEYARKNMSSTKFKLDGSTPTISWADPKSAPDSSAAAQVKAVYVKNLPDNTTPEQLKELFERHGEVTKVVMPPAKPGQKRDFGFIHFAERSSALKAVKETEKYEIDGHAVEACLAKPQNDKKFDAASNPYKGGILPSYLPPGYGFPGSPYGTVGAGYGTPGFGQPVIYGRGPMPAGMQMVPMVLPDGRLGYVLQQPGSQAPPSSARERSGGPSRWQWRRGEGDSDSNRGREGDSDGNRGRRYRPY
- the LOC131233945 gene encoding heterogeneous nuclear ribonucleoprotein Q-like isoform X4 gives rise to the protein MAEHASDEPEEQVDFDGDNDMEKLTDDDSEEPAEDDGMEEAEHEAGDKQVEQQSSDGDGRGKIGLPDESDNAKTSVKGEEEQTASMDENDSEMHAEMLALPPHGSEIFIGGVPRDATEEDLRGLCESFGDIAEIKLVKDKETGDNKGYAFISFKTKEVAQQAIEDLHNKVFKGKTLRCSLAQVKYRLFIGKIPKSLTEEDLRKAIETNGPGVENIELLKDPQNPSRNRGFAFVEYYNHACAEYARKNMSSTKFKLDGSTPTISWADPKSAPDSSAAAQVKAVYVKNLPDNTTPEQLKELFERHGEVTKVVMPPAKPGQKRDFGFIHFAERSSALKAVKETEKYEIDGHAVEACLAKPQNDKKFDAASNPYKGGILPSYLPPGYGFPGSPYGTVGAGYGTPGFGQPVIYGRGPMPAGMQMVPMVLPDGRLGYVLQQPGSQAPPSSARERSGGPSRWQWRRGEGDSDSNRGREGDSDGNRGRRYRPY
- the LOC131233945 gene encoding heterogeneous nuclear ribonucleoprotein Q-like isoform X2 → MAEHASDEPEEQVDFDGDNDMEKLTDDDSEEPAEDDGMEEAEHEAGDKQVEQQSSDGDGRGKIGLPDESDNAKTSVKGEEEQTASMDENDSEMHAEMLALPPHGSEIFIGGVPRDATEEDLRGLCESFGDIAEIKLVKDKETGDNKGYAFISFKTKEVAQQAIEDLHNKVFKGKTLRCSLAQVKYRLFIGKIPKSLTEEDLRKAIETNGPGVENIELLKDPQNPSRNRGFAFVEYYNHACAEYARKNMSSTKFKLDGSTPTISWADPKSAPDSSAAAQVKAVYVKNLPDNTTPEQLKELFERHGEVTKVVMPPAKPGQKRDFGFIHFAERSSALKAVKETEKYEIDGHAVEACLAKPQNDKKFDAASNPYKGGILPSYLPPGYGFPGSPYGTVGAGYGTPGFGQQPVIYGRGPMPAGMQMVPMVLPDGRLGYVLQQPGSQAPPSSARERSGGPSRWQWRRGEGDSDSNRGREGDSDGNRGRRYRPY